CCTGGTGTGATCGAGCGGATCGAAACCCTGAAAGCGCAGGGCAAACGGGTGATCGTGGTGTCGAATGCCGCGGGTTTTCCCCACGCCATGTTGATGGAGAAATACCAACGCCTTGGCTATGACTTCGCGCCCGAAGACGTCATTACCAGCCGCGCCACGCTGCTATCTACCATAGGCTCTCACAGCAAGTTGCATTGGGGTTTGATGGCCACCCGCAGCACCGGTCTTCGCGACCTAGAAGAGCTGCACGTCACCTATGTTGAGGAAGACCCAGCACCTTACGCAGATGTCGACGGTTTTCTGATGATCGGCAGCGCAGCTTGGACCGAAAAGCGCCAAGCGCTGCTGGTTCAAGCCCTGAGAGATCGCGCAAGGCCGGTTTGGGTGGGCAATCCCGACATTGTGGCCCCGCGCGAAACCGGCTTTTCGATAGAACCCGGGCACTTCGCGCACCGTCTTGCGGATGAGACAGGGATTCAGCCAAGTTTCTTCGGCAAACCTTTCGGCAATATCTACGATCTGGCGTTCCAACTGTTGGGACCGGATATTCCCCGAGACCGGATCGTCATGGTTGGCGACAGCCTGCACACTGACATTCTGGGCGCACAGACCGCCGGCATCGCGTCTGCCCTAATTGCGGAGTACGGCTTTTTTGCAGGCCACGACATCCAAGGCGCGATTGAGCAGTGTGGTATCATCCCGACCCACATTGTGACACGGCCCTAAGACCTAAAAGTCCTTCAACGGCTTCGTCGGCAACAATCTTTTCTTAACCACTTTGTGGTGCCTTGAAGTTATTGCGCTGCACTCCGACAGAGATTGGCCTTGCCTTGGCACTGTCGGCTTTGATGCGGGCTTTAGTCGACAAGGATGCAAAAAGATGCAGGTCACCGCTACAGCCTTGCCTGAGGTATTGGAACTGATCCCGAAACGAGTGGCGGACGCACGCGGTTACTTCAGTGAGACATGGAATTCCAAGTCACTGGCGCAGGTCGGGATTGATTTGAGTTTCTGCCAAGACAACGAGTCATTCTCTGCGCGCAAGGGCACATTGCGCGGGTTGCACATTCAGGCCCCACCCAATGCGCAGGACAAACTGGTGCGGGTTGTTGCAGGCGCTATCCTGGATGTTGCGGTGGACATTCGCGAGAGCTCCGCGAATTACGGCAAATGGGTTGGGGTGGAGTTGAGTGCGGCCAAAGGCAACCAGATTTTTGTGCCCCAAGGCTTTTTGCACGGCTTCGTTACGCTCACGCCCGACACGCATGTGATCTATAAATGCAGCGCTTTCTACGCGCCTCAATCGGAATTGAGCGTCAGGTGGGACGACCCCGTTCTTGGGATTGATTGGGGGGTGCAAACCGACCAGATCATTCTGTCTCGAAAGGACGAGCAAGCGTTATCCGTTTCCGAGCTGGGAGCCCTTTTGAAGTGTGGTGCAGTGGCATGAAGATTCTGGTGACCGGCGGAGCAGGGTTCATCGGTTCTGCCGTTGTGCGCGAAGCAATTTCGCAAGGGCATAGTGTGCTGAATGTCGACAAGCTAACCTACGCCTCATGTTTGACTAATGTGAGAACTGTGGAGCAAAACTTGGGCTATTCATTTGCCCAGGCCGATATTTGCGACGGTCAGGCGATGGCTGCGTTGATCTCGCAGTTTCGCCCAGATGCGATCATGCATTTGGCGGCGGAGTCTCATGTAGACCGATCCATCGATAGGCCGGGGGCGTTTGTTGCCACCAATATTTCGGGCACTTACACCTTGCTCGAAGCCGCACGGAAATACTGGCAGGATGCTGGGCGCCCTGACGGGTTTCGGTTTCACCATGTTTCCACGGATGAGGTTTTTGGTTCCTTAGCTGATACGGGCGCGTTCACCGAAGACAGCCCCTACGCTCCGAACAATCCTTACTCGGCCACCAAAGCGGCAGCCGATCATTTGGCTCGGGCATGGCACGAAACCTACGGGTTGCCTGTGGTGCTCTCGAATTGTTCGAACAACTACGGACCCTATCAGTTCCCAGAAAAGCTCGTGCCGGTTGTGATTTTGAATGCCTTGGCGGGGCTATCAATTCCTGTTTACGGCTCTGGCAAGCACATGCGCGACTGGCTTTATGTCGAAGACCATGCCCAAGCGTTGCTGACAGTTGCCACCAACGGAGCGACCGGGCGCAGCTACAATATTGGTGGTGGGAAGGACCTTTCCAACTTGGAACTGGTGCAAACCATTTGCAGGATTATGGACCAATTGCGGCCGGCGGGTCATCCGTATTCCGATCTGATTTCCTTCGTGCCAGACCGTCCGGGTCATGACCGCCGATATGCCATTGACGCGACCCGCATCCAAGCCGAGTTGGGCTGGCAGCCAAAGGTCACACTGGAGGAAGGGCTAGAAAAAACGGTTGGTTGGTATTTGGCGAACGCGCACTGGTGGCGTCCACTTCAGGAGCGCTCAGGTGTCGGACGACGGTTGGGTCTGACAGCGTGAAGGTTCTGGTTTTCGGAGGGGCGCACGGGCAGGTCGCGACCAGCTTGCGGCGGCAATCTGGTAACCGGATACAGATACAGAGCCTTGGGCGCGATAGCGTTGATTTTCGGGTGGGCGGACAGATCACGGCGGCAATTCAGGCGACAGATGCAGACGTGATTATCAACGCGGCAGCCTATACGAACGTGGATAAAGCCGAGCACCAGCCCGAGTTGGCCGAACAGATAAACCACCTTGCGGTGGCAGAGATCGGGCGCGCTGCCGCCATGCGTGCGATCCCCGTGCTTCACATTTCGACGGACTATGTGTTCTTCGGAACTGGGGAAACACCTTGGCGGCCCCACGACCCGACGGACCCAAGAAGCGTGTACGGCGCATCAAAGGCCCGAGGGGAGCAAGCACTGGCGCAGGCGGGTGGCTGCTTTGCGATACTGCGCACGTCTTGGGTGTTCTCGGCAGGTGGCCAGAATTTCGTTCTGGCCATGTTGCGCTTGGGCGATGATGAGTCGATCGTGCGGGTCGTGAAGGATCAAATCGGCGGGCCAACCAGCGCTGATGATATCGCGCGGGCTCTGCTGACCATCGCTCAGAGACTGGTCGCGGGTAGATCCGGCGGCGGGGTGTATCATTTTTCGGGCGCACCGGACTGCAGTTGGGCAGAATTCGCACACGAGATTTTCACACAGGCAGGCCGAAATGTTCGCGTTGTTCCGATCCTTTCGGAGGACTACCCAACGGTCGCTATTCGGCCACGCAACTCCAGGCTCGACTGCGCATCGTTAGAGCAAGAGTTCGGGATATTCCGACCGGACTGGCGGGTTGGTTTGGCAAATGTGCTGCAGCAATTGGGAGCAATATCTTGAAACCTCGCAAAGGGATCATTCTTGCTGGCGGATCGGGCACACGGCTTTATCCGATCACACTTGGCCTCTCGAAACAGCTGCTACCGGTGTATGATAAACCAATGATCTTCTATCCGATCTCGACGCTTATGCTGGCCGGCATCCGAGAGATTGCAGTCATCACAACCCCTCATGATCAAGCCCAGTTTCAATCTGTGCTGAAAGATGGCTCTCAATGGGGGGTCTCGTTTGAATGGATCGTCCAAGATCAGCCGGAAGGCCTGGCGCAGGCTTATATTCTCGCGCGGGATTTTCTTGCCGGAGCGCCGAGCGCCCTCATTCTGGGGGACAATATTTTCTTCGGACATGGGCTGACTGAGTTACTGAAGCAAGCCTCCGCCAGCGCGAGAAATACCATTTTTGGCTATCAGGTTCGCAACCCCGAATGTTACGGCGTCGCGGGGTTTGCGCCGGATGGCAGCGTGTCCAGCATTGTCGAAAAGCCAAAATCGCCTGCATCAAATCTTGCGATCACCGGTCTCTATTTTCTTGATGAGTCCGCCCCAGATCTGGCCGATCAGGTAGAGCCTTCCGCCCGTGGTGAGCTGGAAATCACGACGCTTCTAGAGATGTATCTCAAGATGGGTCAACTCGCCGTCGAGAAACTTGGCCGAGGGTTTGCGTGGCTTGATACTGGCACACATGCGAGCCTGCTGGACGCTGGTAATTTCGTGCGCACATTGGAAGACCGACAAGGCCTGCAAACCGGCTGCCTTGAAGAGATTG
Above is a genomic segment from Litoreibacter janthinus containing:
- a CDS encoding TIGR01459 family HAD-type hydrolase; this encodes MDTATALAAYEAVRHRLPQAIPAQNAPTHVATLEDIADQYDAFLLDAFGVLNIGETAIPGVIERIETLKAQGKRVIVVSNAAGFPHAMLMEKYQRLGYDFAPEDVITSRATLLSTIGSHSKLHWGLMATRSTGLRDLEELHVTYVEEDPAPYADVDGFLMIGSAAWTEKRQALLVQALRDRARPVWVGNPDIVAPRETGFSIEPGHFAHRLADETGIQPSFFGKPFGNIYDLAFQLLGPDIPRDRIVMVGDSLHTDILGAQTAGIASALIAEYGFFAGHDIQGAIEQCGIIPTHIVTRP
- the rfbC gene encoding dTDP-4-dehydrorhamnose 3,5-epimerase; translated protein: MQVTATALPEVLELIPKRVADARGYFSETWNSKSLAQVGIDLSFCQDNESFSARKGTLRGLHIQAPPNAQDKLVRVVAGAILDVAVDIRESSANYGKWVGVELSAAKGNQIFVPQGFLHGFVTLTPDTHVIYKCSAFYAPQSELSVRWDDPVLGIDWGVQTDQIILSRKDEQALSVSELGALLKCGAVA
- the rfbB gene encoding dTDP-glucose 4,6-dehydratase, which produces MKILVTGGAGFIGSAVVREAISQGHSVLNVDKLTYASCLTNVRTVEQNLGYSFAQADICDGQAMAALISQFRPDAIMHLAAESHVDRSIDRPGAFVATNISGTYTLLEAARKYWQDAGRPDGFRFHHVSTDEVFGSLADTGAFTEDSPYAPNNPYSATKAAADHLARAWHETYGLPVVLSNCSNNYGPYQFPEKLVPVVILNALAGLSIPVYGSGKHMRDWLYVEDHAQALLTVATNGATGRSYNIGGGKDLSNLELVQTICRIMDQLRPAGHPYSDLISFVPDRPGHDRRYAIDATRIQAELGWQPKVTLEEGLEKTVGWYLANAHWWRPLQERSGVGRRLGLTA
- the rfbD gene encoding dTDP-4-dehydrorhamnose reductase; translated protein: MKVLVFGGAHGQVATSLRRQSGNRIQIQSLGRDSVDFRVGGQITAAIQATDADVIINAAAYTNVDKAEHQPELAEQINHLAVAEIGRAAAMRAIPVLHISTDYVFFGTGETPWRPHDPTDPRSVYGASKARGEQALAQAGGCFAILRTSWVFSAGGQNFVLAMLRLGDDESIVRVVKDQIGGPTSADDIARALLTIAQRLVAGRSGGGVYHFSGAPDCSWAEFAHEIFTQAGRNVRVVPILSEDYPTVAIRPRNSRLDCASLEQEFGIFRPDWRVGLANVLQQLGAIS
- the rfbA gene encoding glucose-1-phosphate thymidylyltransferase RfbA → MKPRKGIILAGGSGTRLYPITLGLSKQLLPVYDKPMIFYPISTLMLAGIREIAVITTPHDQAQFQSVLKDGSQWGVSFEWIVQDQPEGLAQAYILARDFLAGAPSALILGDNIFFGHGLTELLKQASASARNTIFGYQVRNPECYGVAGFAPDGSVSSIVEKPKSPASNLAITGLYFLDESAPDLADQVEPSARGELEITTLLEMYLKMGQLAVEKLGRGFAWLDTGTHASLLDAGNFVRTLEDRQGLQTGCLEEIAFHQGWIDAAHLRDRARLFAKNDYGLYLQRVLLDAATNEFNLDTKAEIDARARRLAV